A single region of the Undibacterium piscinae genome encodes:
- the arsC gene encoding arsenate reductase (glutaredoxin) (This arsenate reductase requires both glutathione and glutaredoxin to convert arsenate to arsenite, after which the efflux transporter formed by ArsA and ArsB can extrude the arsenite from the cell, providing resistance.): protein MTITIYHNPKCGTSRNTLALIRNTGVELEVIEYLTHPPSRTKLVELIAAMGVSVREVLRKKGTPYEELHLDETTWSDDDLINFMMAHPILINRPIVVTPVGTKLCRPSEVVLDILPLPQLKEFTKEDGEKVIDAEGNRVAHTS, encoded by the coding sequence ATGACCATTACCATTTATCACAATCCCAAATGTGGCACGTCACGTAATACTCTGGCGCTGATCCGCAATACCGGTGTCGAACTGGAAGTCATTGAATACCTGACACATCCTCCTTCGAGAACAAAGTTAGTAGAACTGATCGCAGCGATGGGCGTCTCTGTACGCGAAGTTCTGCGTAAAAAAGGCACACCCTACGAAGAGTTACATCTCGATGAAACGACATGGAGCGATGATGATTTGATTAATTTCATGATGGCGCATCCCATCCTGATCAATCGTCCTATTGTTGTGACGCCAGTAGGTACTAAATTGTGTCGTCCGTCGGAAGTTGTTTTAGATATCCTGCCATTGCCGCAACTGAAAGAATTCACCAAAGAAGACGGCGAAAAAGTAATTGATGCGGAGGGTAATCGTGTCGCTCACACATCTTAA
- a CDS encoding transporter substrate-binding domain-containing protein, whose protein sequence is MHRLKQVICGLALSAVAQLTLADQAKKTIVIAGDDYCPLSCNPASGQNGFAYEFAQQLYGQLGWEVRYEFVPFQRALKYFKEGRVDLIPGAAKDDNPHFAQAALSSVAVMSPRMCFYTRAQETWTYQSTASLLQGRLGVIAGYFYWPELLSYIAQHQNDGKVDSIAADNPIELSMRKLKAGRFDYFAELRPAVEYQLMKLRMKEAIREANCVLSLPLHMAFRPDFAGAKELNAHWDKHYLQFLKSPQGIAILQKYGLSIKSIME, encoded by the coding sequence ATGCACCGTTTGAAACAAGTCATCTGTGGTTTGGCCTTGAGTGCGGTAGCCCAGTTGACTTTAGCGGATCAAGCAAAAAAAACCATCGTCATCGCTGGCGATGACTACTGCCCTTTAAGCTGTAATCCGGCTTCCGGGCAAAATGGCTTTGCCTACGAATTTGCTCAGCAACTGTACGGCCAATTAGGCTGGGAAGTACGCTACGAATTCGTACCGTTTCAACGCGCGCTTAAGTATTTTAAAGAAGGACGGGTCGATCTGATACCCGGTGCTGCCAAAGACGACAACCCTCACTTTGCGCAAGCTGCCTTGTCTAGTGTCGCCGTCATGTCGCCGCGCATGTGCTTTTACACGCGGGCGCAAGAGACTTGGACCTATCAAAGCACAGCCTCGCTTTTACAAGGACGACTGGGCGTGATTGCCGGCTATTTTTATTGGCCTGAACTATTGAGCTACATCGCCCAGCATCAGAACGATGGCAAGGTCGACAGTATCGCTGCCGATAACCCGATAGAACTCAGTATGCGCAAATTAAAGGCGGGCCGCTTTGATTACTTCGCAGAATTGCGGCCGGCAGTCGAGTATCAGCTCATGAAGTTGCGCATGAAAGAGGCAATTCGCGAAGCAAATTGTGTACTGAGCTTACCCTTGCACATGGCCTTCCGTCCCGATTTCGCGGGTGCCAAAGAACTCAATGCGCATTGGGACAAGCACTATCTACAATTTCTAAAAAGCCCTCAAGGCATCGCGATTTTGCAAAAATATGGACTAAGCATCAAATCCATCATGGAATGA
- the arsH gene encoding arsenical resistance protein ArsH — translation MRRVIVSLTHLNLPSLDQALFEKPDQEKLTHQAPTTHAPRFLLLYGSLRERSYSKLLTLEAARLLEAMGGEVKVFDPQGLPLPDGAPEDHPKVKELRELASWSEGMVWCSPERHGAMTGIMKAQIDWIPLSGGAVRPTQGKTLAVMEVSGGSQSFNAVNQLRILGRWMRMITIPNQSSVAKAFLEFDEAGRMKPSAYYDRVVDVMEELMKFTLLTRDASAYLVDRYSERKESAAELSKRVNQKAI, via the coding sequence ATGCGGAGGGTAATCGTGTCGCTCACACATCTTAATCTCCCTAGCCTGGATCAGGCATTATTTGAGAAACCTGATCAGGAAAAACTGACACATCAAGCGCCTACAACGCACGCGCCACGCTTCTTGCTACTGTATGGTTCGTTACGTGAACGCTCCTACAGTAAACTTTTAACCTTGGAAGCAGCACGTCTATTGGAGGCGATGGGCGGAGAAGTTAAGGTATTCGATCCGCAAGGCTTACCTTTACCCGATGGCGCACCAGAAGACCATCCCAAGGTAAAGGAATTGCGCGAGCTGGCATCGTGGTCGGAAGGCATGGTGTGGTGCTCACCTGAACGCCACGGTGCCATGACCGGTATTATGAAAGCGCAGATAGATTGGATTCCTTTGTCGGGTGGCGCAGTACGTCCAACCCAAGGCAAGACCTTGGCTGTGATGGAGGTTTCCGGTGGCTCGCAATCTTTCAATGCGGTGAATCAACTGCGTATCTTGGGTCGTTGGATGCGCATGATCACTATCCCTAATCAATCATCCGTCGCGAAAGCCTTTTTGGAATTTGACGAAGCTGGTCGTATGAAGCCATCGGCTTACTATGATCGTGTAGTGGATGTCATGGAAGAGTTGATGAAATTCACTTTACTGACCAGGGATGCTTCAGCGTATCTGGTTGACCGCTACAGCGAGCGCAAAGAGAGTGCAGCAGAGTTATCCAAACGGGTCAATCAGAAAGCGATATAA
- a CDS encoding Tn3 family transposase produces MSSDTRRLNILSIEEVEDLYDLPKFNDDDRKLYFDFSILELDTIKRIHTAAVAIHLALQLGYFKAKRRFFVYEPEQVGDDYAYVEKRHFTDKNAASLLKTLSKPTRLEHQKIILALFNYRNADQTIKDELENKAQRFSMLSTQPQYILRELLEYMQNERIIAPGYSYLQDLVGRAVTSERNRITKLLAENLTSETTEQLDALLQADENVYRISALKREARDFSNKELKQEVDRRKFFQPLHDFARTFLTNAGLSVESGKYYASLVKFYTVYKLRRMAPSATRLYLLCFAYHRFRQINDNLIEAFVHLVHQYEKEAKHASDEALQKSMEDMAEYLEGAGQVLGLFTDTSIPEDAPFSKVKTQAFNLLEQEQFPVVSKYLQNIEFDKTAFEWAYYASLSRQFKRNIRHLFCVLDFAGRVEEAPLLDAVKFLQDLLRQGKSLRQTKPSLFPIDVIPKSLQPYLFPAVEGTDSKDGDEENPLDIDRYEFLLYRLLRNALEAGNLFVKDSVEFRRFEDDLISEERWKNKDAILQEIGAAILIAPIEQTLEQLQVELETKIQAVNQRITDAVNQHIKVSGRGEKKKWALLYPSEEEPVNSPFYGKLPGIGVADLLWFVHQRTGFLNSFTHVLDRYVKHDPDPKELLACIVAMGTNMGLGKMAEVSGLNFASLLNTARNFLRQETLHASNDVISNATASLSAFHLFEIRDEVHSSSDGQRIETQINTVNSRHSPKYFGLHKGVSGYTIVANHVPINAKVIGTHEHESHYVFDILYNNTSDIKPDLHSTDTHGTNQVNFFILKAFGYQFAPRYRNLHKKMEKLVGFHNLKDYGDLLIKPSRKIYEDIIITEWPNVQRILASLAQKDVTQATIVRKLSSYARQNQTKKALWELDNICRTIYILDYIDDVTLRQSVQKALNRGEAYHRFRKSVSYVNGGKFRVKTEAEQHIWNECARLIANAIIYYNTLLLSKVYDQKRDTGDEAAINVLRGVSPVAWRHVNMIGKFDFTAETPIPDLDALAARYAEPGYWKTALDEDDEGSLA; encoded by the coding sequence ATGTCCTCTGATACACGCCGCCTTAACATCCTGTCCATCGAAGAAGTAGAGGATCTTTATGATCTACCAAAATTTAACGATGATGATAGGAAACTTTACTTCGATTTCAGCATACTTGAGCTTGACACAATCAAGCGCATACATACCGCAGCGGTGGCTATCCACTTAGCACTGCAACTCGGCTATTTCAAAGCCAAACGGCGTTTTTTTGTTTATGAACCGGAGCAGGTCGGAGATGATTATGCCTATGTGGAGAAACGTCATTTTACAGATAAGAATGCCGCATCTTTACTAAAAACCTTATCCAAGCCAACAAGACTCGAACACCAAAAAATCATATTGGCGCTGTTCAATTATCGGAACGCCGACCAGACAATTAAAGACGAACTTGAAAATAAAGCCCAGCGTTTCTCTATGCTATCAACACAGCCGCAATACATTTTGCGCGAGCTGTTGGAGTATATGCAAAACGAACGAATTATTGCTCCTGGCTATAGCTACTTACAGGATCTAGTCGGTCGTGCAGTTACTAGCGAACGCAATCGGATAACCAAATTATTGGCCGAAAATCTGACATCGGAGACGACAGAGCAACTCGATGCGCTTTTGCAGGCGGATGAAAATGTATACCGTATTAGTGCCCTAAAACGCGAAGCGAGAGACTTTAGTAATAAAGAGCTAAAGCAGGAAGTCGACCGGCGCAAGTTTTTTCAACCACTGCACGATTTTGCGCGGACGTTTCTTACAAATGCAGGGTTATCGGTAGAAAGCGGGAAATACTACGCGTCTCTAGTAAAGTTTTACACGGTCTACAAATTGCGGCGTATGGCACCATCAGCAACGCGATTGTATCTATTATGTTTCGCTTATCATCGCTTCCGTCAAATCAACGACAATCTTATTGAAGCGTTTGTTCACTTAGTTCATCAATACGAAAAGGAAGCCAAGCACGCCTCCGATGAAGCGCTGCAAAAATCCATGGAGGATATGGCTGAGTATCTTGAAGGTGCTGGGCAGGTACTTGGTCTTTTTACTGATACTTCCATTCCTGAAGATGCTCCGTTTTCCAAAGTTAAAACGCAAGCATTCAACTTGCTGGAACAAGAGCAATTTCCTGTTGTATCAAAGTATTTGCAAAATATTGAGTTTGATAAGACGGCCTTTGAATGGGCATATTACGCATCTCTGTCACGTCAATTCAAACGCAACATACGGCATCTTTTTTGCGTACTCGATTTTGCTGGCAGGGTTGAAGAAGCGCCGCTTCTCGACGCAGTAAAATTTTTGCAGGATCTGCTGCGGCAAGGAAAATCACTTCGCCAAACCAAGCCTTCACTGTTTCCTATTGACGTTATTCCCAAATCCCTGCAACCTTATCTTTTTCCAGCTGTTGAAGGCACGGATAGCAAAGACGGTGATGAAGAAAATCCATTGGATATCGATCGCTATGAATTCCTGCTCTATCGTTTACTGCGCAACGCATTGGAGGCCGGAAATTTATTTGTCAAAGATAGTGTTGAGTTCCGACGCTTCGAAGATGATTTAATCAGTGAAGAACGCTGGAAGAACAAGGATGCGATCCTGCAGGAAATCGGAGCCGCAATCCTGATTGCCCCAATAGAGCAAACGTTAGAACAACTTCAAGTTGAGCTTGAGACAAAAATTCAGGCAGTCAATCAACGCATTACGGACGCAGTCAATCAACACATCAAGGTTAGTGGCCGAGGCGAAAAAAAGAAATGGGCATTACTCTATCCAAGTGAGGAGGAGCCTGTCAACAGCCCGTTCTACGGCAAACTTCCGGGTATAGGTGTCGCCGATCTTCTGTGGTTTGTCCATCAGCGTACCGGCTTTTTGAATTCATTCACGCATGTACTTGATCGCTATGTGAAACACGACCCTGATCCGAAGGAGCTGCTTGCCTGCATCGTTGCCATGGGAACAAATATGGGCTTAGGGAAAATGGCAGAGGTTTCAGGCTTGAATTTTGCCTCACTTTTAAATACCGCACGTAATTTTTTACGTCAGGAAACACTCCACGCATCCAATGACGTAATCAGCAATGCAACCGCATCCTTATCGGCATTTCACCTATTCGAAATCCGCGATGAAGTGCATTCCAGCAGTGATGGACAGCGGATAGAAACTCAAATTAATACTGTTAATTCCAGGCATTCGCCCAAATATTTTGGACTACATAAAGGCGTCAGTGGATACACCATTGTAGCCAACCATGTACCTATCAATGCAAAAGTGATAGGTACACACGAACACGAGAGTCACTACGTTTTCGATATACTTTACAACAATACCTCGGACATCAAACCGGATCTGCATTCCACAGACACGCACGGAACAAATCAAGTAAATTTTTTCATTTTGAAAGCTTTCGGATATCAGTTTGCGCCACGGTATCGGAATCTACATAAAAAGATGGAAAAATTGGTTGGTTTTCATAACCTTAAGGACTATGGTGATCTACTGATCAAACCATCGCGCAAAATATACGAAGATATCATCATCACTGAATGGCCCAATGTTCAACGCATCCTGGCATCGTTAGCGCAGAAAGACGTCACACAAGCGACAATCGTTCGAAAACTCAGCAGCTACGCACGTCAAAATCAAACCAAGAAAGCGCTATGGGAACTGGACAACATTTGTCGAACAATTTACATTCTTGACTACATAGACGACGTAACTTTGCGGCAAAGCGTGCAAAAGGCATTGAATAGGGGCGAGGCTTACCATCGATTTCGCAAGTCGGTTTCCTATGTCAATGGTGGAAAATTTCGCGTTAAAACTGAAGCAGAGCAGCATATCTGGAATGAATGCGCACGCTTAATTGCCAATGCGATTATCTATTACAATACCTTGTTATTGTCCAAAGTATATGATCAAAAACGCGATACCGGAGACGAAGCGGCGATCAATGTTTTACGAGGCGTATCGCCAGTCGCTTGGCGTCACGTGAACATGATTGGAAAATTTGATTTTACGGCAGAAACGCCGATACCTGACTTGGACGCATTGGCAGCCCGATATGCAGAACCTGGATATTGGAAAACCGCACTAGACGAGGATGATGAGGGGTCGCTGGCCTAA
- a CDS encoding agmatine deiminase family protein, producing the protein MNDLWTRDTAPVFSKGSDGKIYGIDLNFNGWGQEKLRTDLSGWVKDAQKAANGVQDQDISGDKTIAAFINSTLSFPKLATWITMEGGAIELNGRGLAVVAESCIINNNRNPGKGKADFEAEIKRIMGVEKVIWIPGIKAAEITDGHVDFYARFYNDNSILFNWDGGLMPDKINKSIDAKNKDALLAYQAQVASWSAADKLKYLGAADATLNLLELATPKSSVLSAIAARNPGISMTERKSFNDTFAAGYVGYYEANNCILMGQFGDAAADKKAYDILQAAYPERTVIQIATDGVANGGGTIHCATQQQIV; encoded by the coding sequence GTGAATGATCTATGGACACGCGATACGGCGCCGGTGTTCAGCAAAGGGTCAGATGGCAAGATTTACGGGATCGACCTCAACTTCAATGGCTGGGGCCAGGAAAAGCTGCGCACTGATTTGTCGGGCTGGGTCAAAGACGCTCAGAAAGCCGCCAACGGCGTACAAGATCAGGACATCAGCGGTGATAAAACCATCGCGGCGTTTATCAATAGCACGCTCTCCTTCCCTAAATTAGCCACCTGGATCACTATGGAAGGTGGGGCAATCGAGCTCAATGGCCGTGGCTTGGCGGTGGTCGCAGAAAGCTGCATCATCAATAACAACCGCAACCCGGGTAAGGGCAAGGCCGATTTTGAGGCTGAAATCAAGCGCATCATGGGGGTAGAGAAAGTGATTTGGATACCCGGTATCAAGGCGGCAGAAATCACTGATGGCCACGTCGATTTCTACGCGCGTTTTTACAATGACAACAGCATCCTGTTTAACTGGGATGGAGGTCTGATGCCGGATAAGATCAATAAGAGTATCGATGCCAAAAACAAAGATGCCTTGTTAGCCTATCAAGCCCAAGTCGCCAGCTGGAGCGCCGCCGACAAGCTCAAGTATTTAGGCGCCGCCGATGCCACGCTTAATTTACTCGAATTGGCGACCCCAAAGAGCTCAGTACTGAGCGCAATTGCAGCGCGTAACCCAGGGATTTCTATGACGGAGCGCAAGAGTTTTAATGACACGTTTGCAGCTGGTTATGTCGGCTACTACGAAGCAAATAACTGTATCTTGATGGGGCAATTCGGTGACGCTGCGGCAGATAAAAAAGCCTACGATATTCTGCAGGCGGCCTATCCCGAACGCACTGTAATACAGATCGCCACCGATGGCGTTGCCAATGGCGGTGGCACTATACATTGCGCTACGCAACAGCAAATCGTCTAA